A stretch of DNA from Yoonia sp. G8-12:
TTGCTTGGGTTTGTCATCCGCCGCCCCGGCGGGCTTGACTGGCAGTGTGACCCAGAAGGTACTGCCCTGACCGACAACGCTCTGCACACCAATTTCACCGCCTAGTGCATCAACGAACCGTTTTGCGATGCTCAGGCCCAATCCGGTCCCGCCGGCTTCACGGTCATAAGCCACGTTGCCAGTGACAAAATCATCAAAAATACGCTCGGCAAGGTCCGCAGGTATGCCAGGTCCGGTGTCTGCAATCTGGATCAGCAGTTCAGCATTGTCCGCTTCGCCAACGTTTTCGACGGTGACCGACACCTCTCCACGCCGGGTGAATTTTACAGCATTGCCGATCAGGTTCATCAATACATGCTGAAGCCTGTCATGGTCGGACAGAACCCTGTTCATCCGTTCGCCGCGCCAACGCCAAGTCAACGAAGTTTCATTCTTTGTGGCGGTGCCCTTTTGGTTATCAACGATATCCTGCACCAAAGCGGAAATATCGACCGGTTGTGACCGCGTGCTGAGCTTTCCTGCATCGTAGCGCGTAATGTCCAAGACATCCGAGATGTGACTCATCAAGAGTCGGCCCGAGGTTTCCATGTAGCCGACGTAACGCTCCTGCAAGGGGTTCATTTTCGTGTCGCGCAACAGGCTCATATTCCCCAAGAGACCATTGAGAGGCGTTCGGATTTCATGGCTCATTGTGGACAGAAAGTCGGTCTTGAGTTTCTCTCCGGCCAACGCCCTGTCACGCGCTGCGACAAGCTCGGCTTCAGCGGCAACGCGATTTGAGATGTCGCGCAAGAACGCGACAAAAATTTCGCCTTCATCGGTCGTTGCCGATTGGATCGCAAGCTCGACGGGAAAGGTGTGGCCCTCACGGTGCTTGGCTTCCAGCTTGACGCGCCCTTTCCCGACAACGCGTTTTTCGCCGTTCTGGCGCATACGCTCCATGCCGGCGTCATGCGCTTTGCGCATGTGGTCAGGCACGATGACCGATCCTATCTCCTGGCCGAGGACATCTTCTTCTTTGAAACCGAATATTCCTTCGGCAGCCGGGCTGAACTGCAAGATCAGCCCATCCGCATCGCACACAATGAGTCCGTCAAGTGACGTGCTCATGACGGTGCTCATGCGTGTTGATGTTTGTTTGTTTTCGCGCTCGCGACGATAGATGCGGCCGTTCAGGCGGTTGAGGTAGAGAATTGCCAGCAAAAGCACACCAATCAACGCAGCAATTGCGACAGCCAACTGTGTCATGGTACGCGCGACGGCTTCCCTTTGTGCGTCAGCCTGACGTGCGTATAGATCCAGCCCCGAGTTTCCCAATGCCCGTACTCTTGGCCCAATCTCTTGCGCCATCACCGCCAAACGCGGAACTTGCTGCAAAAGTTCACTGTCAGGCGCATCAATCATCCTGACAGCTTGGTCCATAAACTGGGTCAATGCGTCTAAATGCTGCCGGACTGCTGGATCAGCGCGCAGACCTTCAAAGACAGTGGCTTCTTTGACCGTGGCTATGCGGCTGAAGAAGATATCGAACTCTTGCCGCATCTGCTCCAAGTCTACAGGATCACTTTCGACCTCTTGTACGAACTCAAGAAATTCAACCTGTGTTTGAACCAGCGACCACTGCACATTGTCTGATCGGGCAGAACCAAGCAGGCGGATTTCCTTTGACACATTATATGTGAGCAAGGCGACAGCAGACACAGCCACGAAGCCTGCGAGAACGGCAATTCTGCGACCCTTCCGATTACGCGGCAATATGGTGGCGAACACCTCAGAGGTCCCTTCGATTGAAGACTTTCGATTGACCTACAGGGTTACTGAACGATTTCCACCCTGTCGAGTTGCCAAATGCTGCGCGAATAGACCACTTCGGAGCGATAGAGGCTGTTGCTGTCATAAGGGTAGATCACCCAAAGCGGCCCCTTGTCGCGGACAGACATTGCTTCGCCGTCCATCAGATAAGCGATGATAGGTCCACCCGTGACTGCATCGCTGAAAGGGATTTCAACCGTATAGTCATTGATCGCCGTCGCCAGAAACAGCCCGGCCTCTGCACCTACGCTGGCAGCAAAGTC
This window harbors:
- a CDS encoding ATP-binding protein; the protein is MSAVALLTYNVSKEIRLLGSARSDNVQWSLVQTQVEFLEFVQEVESDPVDLEQMRQEFDIFFSRIATVKEATVFEGLRADPAVRQHLDALTQFMDQAVRMIDAPDSELLQQVPRLAVMAQEIGPRVRALGNSGLDLYARQADAQREAVARTMTQLAVAIAALIGVLLLAILYLNRLNGRIYRRERENKQTSTRMSTVMSTSLDGLIVCDADGLILQFSPAAEGIFGFKEEDVLGQEIGSVIVPDHMRKAHDAGMERMRQNGEKRVVGKGRVKLEAKHREGHTFPVELAIQSATTDEGEIFVAFLRDISNRVAAEAELVAARDRALAGEKLKTDFLSTMSHEIRTPLNGLLGNMSLLRDTKMNPLQERYVGYMETSGRLLMSHISDVLDITRYDAGKLSTRSQPVDISALVQDIVDNQKGTATKNETSLTWRWRGERMNRVLSDHDRLQHVLMNLIGNAVKFTRRGEVSVTVENVGEADNAELLIQIADTGPGIPADLAERIFDDFVTGNVAYDREAGGTGLGLSIAKRFVDALGGEIGVQSVVGQGSTFWVTLPVKPAGAADDKPKQPAILLPTRPLNVLLVEDNEINRIVAREMLQAEGHSVVEAHDGPQGVAAATETHFDLILMDISMPIMDGRAATRAIRSSNGACKETVIVALTANAMPEEQKEFLADGMNGILTKPLSRPALRDLLGHIGHPASHATQSMIDITHSDQARDALGEEAFVKLRSRFVSEVDEFQNWLESGEAHDFLEISARAHKVAGSAAVFGAGPLGKTLKQIETAAKVGNVDDIRDSAARFAASWIQTKAQLSQ
- a CDS encoding oxidoreductase, which translates into the protein MLSYVKKVVLVVSLAVASVSPAMAQQIEAPSGDVVLTVSGALSMTNDGDQLLLDLDMLMALPATTFETSTIWTEGVHQFKGVSLADFAASVGAEAGLFLATAINDYTVEIPFSDAVTGGPIIAYLMDGEAMSVRDKGPLWVIYPYDSNSLYRSEVVYSRSIWQLDRVEIVQ